A window of the Pedobacter cryoconitis genome harbors these coding sequences:
- a CDS encoding succinate dehydrogenase cytochrome b subunit has translation MNITFLKSTLSRKNLMALTGLFLCFFLVIHLLGNLQLLLPADRAAESFNYYSNLLSGNIFIKVISYVLYFSLIAHAVDALVITVRNKQTAAKYAYDNRKQASKWYSRNMGILGTILLIFLVIHFKDFWYVYKFGTVPFDRNGNKDLYVVVIHAFKSWWYVLLYVLSMFALGFHLLHGFKSAVRTLGLYHPGYAALVQTFGTVYSYAITIGFAVIPVYVHLTQFGLWN, from the coding sequence ATGAACATAACTTTTTTAAAAAGTACTTTATCACGAAAAAACCTGATGGCCCTGACCGGACTGTTCCTGTGTTTTTTCCTGGTGATCCATTTATTGGGAAATCTACAGTTGTTGCTGCCGGCAGACCGGGCAGCAGAGAGTTTTAATTATTACTCTAACCTTTTATCGGGTAATATATTTATCAAGGTGATTTCTTATGTACTGTATTTTTCGCTGATCGCACATGCGGTGGATGCTTTAGTTATCACCGTAAGAAATAAACAAACAGCAGCCAAATATGCTTATGATAACCGCAAACAGGCCAGTAAATGGTATTCGAGAAATATGGGGATACTGGGTACCATCCTCTTGATTTTCCTGGTGATCCATTTCAAGGATTTCTGGTATGTCTATAAATTCGGGACAGTACCCTTTGATAGAAATGGCAATAAGGATCTATATGTTGTGGTTATCCATGCGTTTAAATCGTGGTGGTATGTATTGCTTTATGTGCTGTCAATGTTTGCCTTAGGTTTTCACCTTTTACATGGCTTTAAAAGTGCTGTCAGAACATTAGGGTTATACCATCCGGGATATGCCGCGCTCGTACAAACCTTTGGTACAGTCTACAGTTATGCAATTACTATCGGTTTTGCAGTAATCCCGGTTTATGTTCACCTTACCCAATTCGGATTATGGAATTAG
- a CDS encoding fumarate reductase/succinate dehydrogenase flavoprotein subunit translates to MELDAKIPAGPLETKWSQYKVQAKLVNPANRKKLPVIVVGTGLAGASAAASLAEQGYPVTSFCFQDSARRAHSVAAQGGVNAAKNYQNDGDSVYRMFYDTLKGGDFRAREANVYRLAECSLNLIDQAVAQGVPFAREYGGYLSNRSFGGVQVSRTFYARGQTGQQLLLGAYQALMRQVSLGKVTLHSRHEMLDLVVAEGKAKGIIARNLDSGLIERFAAEAVVIATGGFGKIYYLSTLAMGCNGSAIWRAHKRGALMACPSWTQIHPTSLPQSGDYQSKLTLMSESLRNDGRIWVPKLPDEQRAANDIPEQERDYYLERRYPSFGNLAPRDISSRAAKERIDAGFGVGAQRNAVYLDFSKAIKEQGKEKIKEKYGNLFSMYKKITADDAYAAPMKISPAAHFSMGGLWVDYELMTTIPGLFAIGEANFADHGANRLGANSLLQACVDGYFILPYTLANYLSGELKKEKITTAHPEFDRIEREVITQLAGLCEIKGTKTADYFHKKLGKLLYDKCGLSRSAEGLTEAIEGIKVLRAAFYKDLIVPGTADEINSELEKAGRVADYLEIAELMCHDALSREESCGAHFREEYQTADGEALRDDENYCYVSAWEWKGKDSLPLLHPEHLKFEFIKLSVRSYS, encoded by the coding sequence ATGGAATTAGATGCTAAAATACCAGCCGGCCCATTAGAAACTAAATGGAGCCAATATAAAGTGCAGGCGAAACTGGTCAATCCTGCAAACCGGAAAAAATTACCTGTTATTGTGGTTGGAACCGGACTTGCTGGCGCATCTGCTGCTGCCTCTTTAGCAGAACAGGGCTACCCGGTTACTTCTTTTTGTTTTCAGGATTCTGCCAGAAGGGCGCATTCGGTTGCTGCTCAGGGCGGTGTTAATGCAGCAAAGAATTATCAGAATGACGGAGACTCTGTTTACAGGATGTTTTATGATACACTCAAAGGCGGGGATTTCAGGGCACGCGAAGCTAATGTATACCGTTTAGCGGAATGTTCTTTAAACCTGATTGATCAGGCAGTAGCGCAAGGTGTACCTTTTGCAAGGGAATATGGTGGATACCTGAGTAACCGATCTTTTGGCGGAGTGCAGGTGAGCCGTACTTTTTATGCGCGGGGACAAACCGGACAGCAATTATTGCTCGGTGCTTATCAGGCATTGATGAGACAGGTTTCTCTGGGGAAAGTTACTTTACACAGCCGGCATGAAATGCTGGATCTGGTGGTTGCAGAAGGGAAAGCCAAAGGAATTATTGCTCGAAATCTGGATAGTGGCTTAATAGAGCGTTTTGCTGCTGAGGCTGTCGTGATTGCTACAGGCGGATTTGGTAAAATCTATTATTTATCCACGCTGGCTATGGGCTGTAATGGATCGGCCATTTGGAGGGCACATAAAAGAGGAGCGCTGATGGCCTGTCCAAGCTGGACGCAGATCCACCCGACGAGTTTACCTCAATCGGGAGATTATCAGTCGAAATTAACACTGATGTCAGAATCATTGCGGAATGACGGAAGGATCTGGGTTCCTAAATTACCAGATGAACAAAGGGCTGCAAATGATATTCCTGAACAGGAAAGAGATTATTATCTGGAAAGACGTTATCCTTCATTTGGTAACCTTGCACCAAGAGATATTTCTTCCAGGGCTGCTAAAGAAAGAATTGATGCTGGTTTCGGTGTGGGTGCACAGCGGAATGCAGTATATCTTGATTTTTCAAAAGCGATCAAAGAACAGGGAAAAGAGAAGATCAAAGAGAAATATGGAAACCTGTTTTCTATGTATAAAAAGATAACTGCCGATGATGCCTATGCTGCGCCAATGAAGATTTCTCCTGCTGCGCACTTTTCGATGGGCGGGTTATGGGTAGACTATGAACTGATGACTACCATTCCTGGTTTATTTGCAATTGGAGAGGCTAATTTTGCGGACCATGGTGCAAACAGGCTGGGGGCAAATTCTTTATTGCAAGCTTGTGTAGATGGTTATTTCATTCTTCCGTATACGCTGGCTAATTATTTATCGGGAGAATTGAAGAAAGAAAAGATAACGACTGCGCATCCTGAATTTGACCGGATTGAAAGAGAAGTTATCACACAGCTGGCCGGGCTTTGTGAGATCAAGGGCACAAAAACAGCAGATTACTTCCATAAGAAATTAGGAAAGCTATTATATGATAAATGTGGTTTGTCACGGTCTGCTGAAGGGTTGACTGAAGCTATTGAAGGGATTAAAGTGCTGAGAGCAGCGTTTTACAAAGACCTGATTGTTCCTGGAACTGCTGATGAAATTAACAGCGAACTGGAAAAAGCGGGCAGGGTAGCAGATTATCTGGAGATTGCAGAGCTGATGTGTCATGATGCATTAAGCAGAGAAGAATCATGCGGGGCGCATTTCAGAGAAGAATATCAAACTGCGGACGGAGAAGCGTTAAGGGATGATGAAAATTATTGTTATGTGTCTGCATGGGAGTGGAAGGGAAAAGATAGTCTTCCTTTGTTACACCCTGAACACTTAAAATTCGAGTTTATTAAATTATCAGTAAGAAGTTATAGTTAG
- a CDS encoding OprO/OprP family phosphate-selective porin yields MKIIFCDDNKHALTHDLPGSLYMNKFLLILVLSFTGVFQIQAQEPVKPDSTAKGKITMRGLFQARYLFSGNKNIDLNGLHHTDGKAVYNDFDIKRARLQFTSKISDRTDVVLLLNLADFKSDPKNKVLENAYITYRLDNFINLKMGQFRPAFGLEDMYPVDVIKSMDYSNQYTAFGNNGWQSFQIGASIYGATHGEIPVKYELSVVNGNNRNQLMDNDNGKHFSTRVELGLQKSLKIKLGLNGGLATVLGSSVYASGVDLSGVVPLGKKWSLEIETEFKQGNNHTYYYGLDSAKRVGGVGNYQMRGLYLLPNLRYAINYHRLSSLEFSCRYENFDSDFKHAANNPRQTWTPMISAEFLKAYSARIQFGVNVDRYKRNVPGTTQYNNEMFIVQVQSRL; encoded by the coding sequence ATGAAGATCATATTTTGTGATGATAACAAACATGCGCTGACGCATGATTTACCCGGATCTTTATATATGAATAAATTCTTACTAATACTGGTACTCTCCTTTACTGGCGTTTTCCAAATCCAGGCGCAGGAGCCTGTGAAACCAGATTCTACAGCCAAAGGGAAGATTACTATGCGCGGGCTGTTTCAGGCCCGGTATCTCTTCAGCGGCAATAAAAATATCGATTTAAATGGCCTGCATCACACTGATGGTAAGGCAGTTTATAATGATTTTGATATCAAGAGGGCCAGGTTACAGTTCACTTCGAAAATATCTGATCGTACCGATGTAGTGTTATTGCTTAACCTCGCAGATTTTAAATCTGATCCTAAAAATAAAGTTTTGGAAAATGCTTATATCACTTATCGGCTGGATAACTTTATAAATCTGAAAATGGGACAATTCAGGCCTGCTTTTGGACTAGAGGATATGTATCCGGTTGATGTGATTAAATCAATGGATTATTCTAATCAATATACAGCTTTCGGGAATAATGGCTGGCAAAGCTTCCAGATTGGTGCAAGTATTTACGGCGCAACTCATGGAGAAATTCCTGTTAAATATGAACTTTCTGTGGTCAACGGCAATAACAGGAATCAACTGATGGATAATGACAATGGAAAACACTTTTCTACCCGGGTAGAATTAGGCTTGCAAAAAAGCCTGAAGATTAAATTAGGGTTGAATGGTGGACTTGCAACTGTTTTAGGAAGCAGTGTATACGCTTCGGGCGTAGATTTATCTGGTGTTGTTCCTTTAGGTAAAAAGTGGTCACTGGAAATAGAAACAGAATTTAAGCAGGGAAATAACCACACCTATTATTACGGGCTGGATTCTGCTAAACGTGTGGGCGGCGTGGGCAATTATCAGATGCGTGGTCTATATCTTCTGCCCAACCTGAGGTATGCAATCAATTATCACCGTCTAAGTTCATTGGAATTCTCTTGCCGGTACGAGAATTTTGATAGCGATTTTAAACACGCTGCTAATAATCCAAGACAAACCTGGACACCAATGATCAGTGCAGAGTTCTTAAAAGCTTATAGTGCACGCATCCAGTTTGGAGTTAATGTTGACCGTTACAAAAGAAATGTTCCCGGCACCACACAATACAACAATGAAATGTTTATAGTACAGGTCCAATCAAGACTATAA
- a CDS encoding sodium/sugar symporter, with protein MNSLGIYDYVVFLVYFLIVALYGWTVYRKKQAQKENSKDFFLAKDSLTWWAIGASLIASNISAEQFIGMSGSGFTMGLAIASYEWLAAATLIIVAIFFIPVYIKNKIYTMPQFLGQRYNSTVAMIMAIFWLLLYVVVNLTSILYLGALAINSISGINITACMYVLSVFAVIITLGGMKVIGYTDVIQVFFLILGGLATTYLALELVSTHFGTTGVFNGLSLIKEKAVDHFQMIFHKEDAHYMDLPGLSVLIGGMWIVNLNYWGCNQYITQRALGADLKTARSGLLFAAFLKLLMPVIVVLPGIAAYVLYKEGYGDFHKAMLKDGSLNADSAYPVLLNLLPQGLKGLSFAALTAAIVASLAGKANSIATIFTLDVYKKVINKDADENKQVIVGRITVIVAMILAIIIAPQLGIDKKGGFQFIQEYTGFVSPGIFAMFLLGFFWKRTTSNAALFATIGGFILSVVFKVLPSFVSLEWLSPYGFSKLVEQKNGAMLYEIPFIDRMGFVFAICVIAMFIISKLENRNGINPKGLEVDRSMFKTNQSFAVGSLIVGGIIVALYSIFW; from the coding sequence ATGAACTCATTAGGCATTTACGACTACGTCGTTTTCCTCGTTTACTTCCTCATCGTCGCCCTCTATGGCTGGACAGTTTACCGCAAAAAACAAGCACAAAAAGAAAATTCAAAAGATTTCTTCCTTGCAAAAGACTCCTTAACCTGGTGGGCTATCGGAGCCTCCCTCATTGCTTCCAACATTTCAGCAGAACAATTTATTGGAATGAGCGGATCGGGCTTTACCATGGGTCTGGCCATTGCCAGTTATGAATGGCTGGCTGCTGCTACGCTGATTATTGTCGCTATATTTTTTATTCCTGTTTATATCAAGAATAAAATCTATACGATGCCACAATTTCTTGGACAGCGGTATAACAGTACTGTAGCTATGATTATGGCCATCTTCTGGCTGTTACTTTATGTGGTGGTCAACCTGACTTCTATCCTTTACCTTGGTGCTTTAGCCATTAACAGCATCTCCGGGATCAATATTACCGCCTGTATGTATGTACTTTCTGTTTTTGCCGTTATTATTACCCTCGGCGGTATGAAAGTAATTGGCTATACAGATGTTATCCAGGTATTTTTCCTGATCCTTGGTGGTCTGGCAACAACCTACCTTGCACTGGAATTAGTTTCGACACACTTTGGGACCACTGGTGTATTCAACGGACTCTCGCTGATTAAAGAAAAAGCCGTCGATCACTTCCAGATGATCTTTCATAAAGAAGATGCACATTATATGGACCTGCCTGGTCTTTCGGTACTGATCGGTGGAATGTGGATTGTTAACCTCAACTATTGGGGCTGTAACCAATATATTACACAAAGGGCATTAGGTGCTGATTTAAAAACTGCCCGTAGCGGATTGTTGTTTGCTGCATTTCTGAAATTGCTGATGCCAGTCATCGTTGTTTTACCGGGTATTGCCGCTTATGTCTTATATAAAGAAGGTTACGGAGATTTCCATAAAGCCATGCTAAAAGACGGTTCTTTAAATGCAGATTCAGCTTATCCTGTATTACTTAACCTCTTACCGCAAGGGCTAAAAGGTTTATCCTTCGCCGCTTTAACAGCTGCTATTGTAGCTTCACTTGCAGGAAAAGCAAACAGTATCGCGACTATATTCACCCTTGATGTTTACAAGAAAGTGATTAATAAAGATGCTGACGAAAATAAACAGGTTATAGTTGGCCGGATTACCGTTATTGTCGCAATGATCCTTGCGATTATTATTGCGCCACAACTTGGAATTGATAAAAAAGGAGGCTTCCAGTTTATACAAGAATATACTGGTTTTGTTTCTCCGGGTATTTTCGCCATGTTCTTACTTGGATTTTTCTGGAAAAGAACCACGTCTAATGCTGCTTTATTTGCAACTATCGGTGGTTTTATCCTGTCTGTGGTCTTTAAAGTACTGCCATCATTCGTTAGCCTGGAATGGTTAAGCCCTTATGGTTTTTCGAAACTGGTAGAACAGAAAAACGGTGCTATGCTATATGAGATTCCTTTCATTGACCGGATGGGCTTCGTATTTGCAATTTGTGTAATTGCGATGTTCATTATCAGTAAACTGGAAAACAGAAATGGGATCAATCCTAAAGGACTGGAAGTTGACAGATCCATGTTTAAAACCAATCAGAGTTTCGCTGTCGGATCATTGATCGTAGGTGGAATTATTGTGGCTTTATACAGCATTTTCTGGTAA
- a CDS encoding PepSY-associated TM helix domain-containing protein gives MTLKKINAWLHLWLGLGSGLIVFIVSITGCIYVFEKEIRNFYQPWQFVQPQEKSFLLPTQLIDSAKPELGKLKPTSINYGQKNEAATVNSLNRKKGTSLVIYMNPYTAEIIHIDRKNKRSNADFFRFILNGHRTLWMGKTGSKIIGVGVLVFVVLLISGIVLWWPKKWIKSIRDQSFKIKWSGSFKRVNYDLHKVAGFYVFLVLLLISLTGLVYSYKWYSKSLYWVTSGGKSLEAKPRPLSDTTTNAVFQPKNIDKIYRKLATTDQAAGMFITLPAKASDAIGFIVYLKAGTLYKADRYAFDQYTMKQFAGNSPLLGKYEDASIPDKIRRMNYDLHVGAVMGLPTKIIAFLASLISASLPITGFLVWYGKKFKKKKGKKPLVQEKMVLKKTTAPWKLKKVRTAAMQEPVV, from the coding sequence ATGACTTTAAAAAAGATCAATGCATGGTTACATTTATGGCTGGGACTCGGTTCAGGCCTGATTGTATTTATTGTAAGTATTACAGGATGTATTTATGTTTTTGAAAAAGAAATAAGAAACTTCTATCAACCTTGGCAGTTTGTACAGCCTCAGGAGAAATCCTTTCTATTACCAACCCAGCTTATTGATAGTGCGAAACCGGAATTAGGTAAATTAAAACCTACTTCTATCAATTACGGGCAGAAAAATGAAGCGGCTACCGTCAACTCTCTAAACCGTAAAAAAGGGACAAGCCTGGTTATTTACATGAATCCTTACACTGCTGAGATCATTCATATTGACCGCAAGAACAAAAGAAGTAATGCCGATTTCTTCAGGTTTATTCTGAATGGACACCGTACATTATGGATGGGTAAAACAGGTTCAAAAATAATCGGAGTTGGCGTACTGGTTTTTGTAGTCTTATTAATCTCCGGGATTGTTTTATGGTGGCCTAAAAAGTGGATTAAATCAATACGTGATCAGAGCTTTAAAATTAAATGGAGCGGCAGTTTTAAACGCGTCAACTATGATCTGCACAAAGTTGCAGGTTTTTATGTCTTTCTTGTCTTATTGCTAATTTCATTAACAGGCCTTGTTTACAGTTACAAATGGTATAGTAAATCTTTATACTGGGTAACTTCAGGGGGTAAATCTTTAGAAGCTAAACCAAGACCGTTATCGGATACGACCACAAATGCTGTGTTTCAGCCAAAAAATATTGATAAAATTTATAGAAAGCTAGCTACTACTGATCAGGCCGCAGGGATGTTTATTACGCTTCCTGCAAAAGCTTCGGATGCTATAGGCTTCATCGTTTATTTAAAAGCCGGAACACTTTATAAGGCAGACAGGTACGCTTTCGATCAATATACAATGAAACAGTTTGCAGGCAACTCTCCGCTATTGGGGAAATACGAGGATGCCAGCATTCCTGATAAAATCAGAAGAATGAATTACGACCTGCACGTAGGCGCTGTAATGGGGCTTCCAACAAAAATCATCGCTTTTCTAGCCAGTCTGATTTCTGCAAGTCTGCCAATTACCGGATTTTTAGTTTGGTACGGCAAAAAATTCAAAAAGAAAAAAGGGAAAAAACCATTGGTTCAGGAAAAAATGGTCTTGAAAAAGACAACTGCTCCCTGGAAGCTTAAAAAAGTAAGGACTGCGGCTATGCAGGAACCTGTCGTTTAG
- a CDS encoding TetR/AcrR family transcriptional regulator, whose protein sequence is MDNVLSKAERTRQFIIETTAGIFNTKGYAGTSLSDLTEATHLTKGSIYGNFENKEDVALSVFDYNLSKIRKTIAQRMQKAVSYQEKLMVYAQVYHSFSGASFPTGGCPILNTAIEADDTNTLLKAKAAKAVTDWKKDISNLITAGMEAGEFKADTDVDRIAYSIIALIEGGIMIAKITGHPSNLDKILFTVEQVIHQLKV, encoded by the coding sequence ATGGATAATGTATTGTCAAAAGCAGAGCGTACCCGCCAGTTTATTATTGAAACCACAGCGGGTATATTTAATACCAAAGGATATGCGGGGACCTCATTGTCAGATTTGACAGAGGCTACTCACCTGACCAAAGGAAGTATTTATGGCAATTTTGAGAATAAGGAAGATGTTGCGCTTTCGGTTTTTGATTATAATTTATCCAAGATCAGGAAGACTATCGCTCAGCGGATGCAAAAAGCAGTCAGCTACCAGGAGAAACTGATGGTTTATGCACAGGTTTACCATAGTTTCAGCGGTGCATCTTTTCCGACAGGCGGATGCCCGATCCTGAATACGGCGATAGAGGCTGATGATACCAACACTTTATTAAAGGCTAAGGCCGCGAAAGCAGTTACGGATTGGAAAAAAGATATCAGTAATTTAATTACTGCGGGAATGGAAGCAGGGGAATTTAAAGCAGACACAGATGTTGACCGGATAGCTTATTCTATCATTGCGCTGATTGAAGGTGGGATTATGATTGCAAAAATTACCGGCCATCCTTCAAACCTGGATAAAATCCTGTTTACTGTAGAACAGGTTATTCATCAATTAAAAGTTTAA
- a CDS encoding succinate dehydrogenase/fumarate reductase iron-sulfur subunit: MKIHLKIWRQKDAKTKGKLVDYMLDQVDHHMSFLEMMDTLNEQLILKGEMPVEFDHDCREGICGTCGMMINGQAHGPVPGLTACQLHMREFEDGATIYVEPFRATAFPIKRDLKVDRSAFDRIIQAGGFITANTGQPVEANTLLITHEIAESAFDSAACIGCGACVATCKNSSAALFTSAKISHLAKIPQGEKEAAKRVLKMVSRMDEEGFGHCSNTEACEVECPQGISVLNIARMNWEYTKANLLKD, translated from the coding sequence ATGAAGATACATCTTAAAATATGGCGTCAGAAAGATGCAAAAACTAAAGGAAAACTGGTAGATTATATGCTGGATCAGGTGGATCACCACATGTCTTTTCTGGAAATGATGGATACTTTAAATGAGCAGCTGATCCTTAAGGGAGAAATGCCTGTTGAATTTGATCATGATTGCCGGGAAGGGATCTGCGGGACATGCGGGATGATGATTAACGGGCAGGCCCATGGGCCGGTTCCCGGTCTAACTGCGTGCCAGCTGCATATGCGGGAGTTTGAAGACGGGGCTACAATTTATGTGGAGCCTTTCAGGGCAACCGCTTTTCCCATAAAGCGAGATCTTAAGGTTGACCGTTCGGCTTTTGACCGTATTATACAGGCGGGTGGATTTATCACAGCTAATACTGGTCAGCCTGTGGAGGCTAATACTTTATTGATTACTCATGAAATTGCGGAATCTGCTTTTGATTCTGCGGCTTGTATTGGCTGTGGCGCTTGTGTGGCTACGTGTAAAAATTCAAGTGCTGCACTTTTTACTTCTGCCAAGATTTCTCATTTAGCCAAAATCCCACAGGGAGAAAAAGAAGCAGCTAAAAGAGTGTTGAAAATGGTTTCCCGTATGGATGAAGAAGGTTTTGGACATTGCAGCAATACGGAAGCCTGTGAGGTAGAATGTCCGCAGGGCATCTCTGTATTGAATATCGCAAGGATGAATTGGGAGTATACTAAAGCAAATTTGCTGAAAGATTAA
- a CDS encoding pinensin family lanthipeptide: MKNQSEKIKLNLEDLQLESFVTSIDSEVAMRLSGGLGNVSEPTHTEPTDDHHTPAIKCTTVIC, encoded by the coding sequence ATGAAAAATCAATCAGAAAAAATCAAGTTAAATCTTGAAGACCTTCAATTAGAGAGCTTTGTAACCAGTATTGACAGTGAAGTTGCCATGCGTTTATCAGGCGGTTTAGGTAATGTATCAGAGCCAACACATACGGAGCCTACAGATGACCACCATACACCTGCCATTAAGTGTACTACAGTTATCTGCTAG
- a CDS encoding anion permease — protein MKSTATTAAAAPPKKEIQPVPLLITVLFGLAIWFIPAPEGVKPEAWHLLAIFLATIVGIILKAASMGTLCMMAIALVAMTGVLAPGNPGKSITLALRSFGDKVIWLIGISFFIARGFIKTGLGSRIAYIFIKLFGKSSLGLAYSLGAADLILAPAIPSNTARGGGIIYPIMKSMAMSLGSMPDQAETHRKVGAYLTLNSYYMNLIASAMFLTGTASNPMCQKFAADMGIHISWMSWFWAAIVPGLASVIIIPYLLYKIFPPELKKTTEAPAMAVAKLKEMGKITKNEWLMLLAFVILLVLWVTGDLFKIDATTTAFIGLSILLLTQVLTWEDVKAEKGAWDTIVWFATLVMMAGSLNELGFIPWFGHLIQTLLLGMSWTLAFPIIIVVYFLSHYLFASATAHVAAMYAALLAVGIAMGVPPLLLALMLGFTGSLFGTITHYAHGPAPVYFGSGYVDVKQWWIMGLIVGVALLAIWMGLGGLWWKVTGVY, from the coding sequence ATGAAATCTACAGCTACTACAGCGGCGGCGGCGCCTCCAAAAAAAGAAATTCAACCGGTTCCATTGCTGATTACCGTCTTATTCGGGCTCGCAATCTGGTTTATTCCTGCCCCGGAAGGTGTTAAACCAGAAGCCTGGCATTTACTGGCAATCTTTCTGGCTACCATTGTCGGGATTATCCTGAAAGCAGCCAGTATGGGCACGCTTTGTATGATGGCTATCGCGCTGGTTGCCATGACTGGTGTACTTGCTCCGGGCAATCCGGGAAAATCGATTACACTGGCTTTAAGAAGTTTTGGTGATAAGGTAATCTGGCTGATCGGGATTAGTTTTTTTATCGCCCGTGGCTTTATCAAAACAGGTTTGGGAAGCAGGATCGCCTACATCTTTATTAAATTATTCGGTAAAAGTTCTTTGGGCTTAGCTTATAGTCTGGGTGCTGCCGATTTAATACTTGCTCCGGCCATTCCAAGTAACACAGCAAGGGGCGGTGGGATTATTTATCCGATCATGAAATCTATGGCGATGAGCCTGGGCTCTATGCCCGACCAGGCGGAGACACACCGTAAAGTAGGAGCTTATCTGACGTTGAACAGTTATTACATGAACCTGATTGCTTCGGCTATGTTCCTGACCGGAACGGCAAGTAACCCGATGTGTCAGAAATTTGCAGCAGATATGGGGATTCATATCAGCTGGATGTCCTGGTTCTGGGCTGCAATTGTTCCCGGACTGGCTTCAGTAATTATTATCCCTTATTTATTGTATAAGATTTTTCCTCCTGAATTGAAAAAGACTACGGAAGCACCAGCAATGGCTGTAGCGAAGTTGAAAGAAATGGGCAAGATCACAAAAAATGAGTGGCTGATGCTACTGGCATTCGTGATTTTACTGGTGCTTTGGGTAACCGGAGACCTGTTTAAAATAGATGCGACAACAACTGCATTTATTGGACTTTCTATCTTATTGCTTACTCAGGTACTGACGTGGGAAGATGTGAAAGCTGAAAAAGGAGCATGGGATACCATCGTCTGGTTTGCGACACTGGTGATGATGGCCGGATCATTAAACGAATTAGGCTTTATTCCCTGGTTTGGACATTTAATACAGACTTTACTTTTAGGGATGTCCTGGACATTGGCTTTCCCAATCATTATAGTTGTTTATTTCCTAAGTCACTACCTGTTTGCCAGTGCAACTGCACATGTGGCTGCTATGTATGCCGCTTTGTTAGCGGTAGGTATCGCGATGGGCGTACCTCCACTGTTACTGGCGCTGATGTTAGGTTTTACAGGTTCATTGTTTGGTACGATTACACATTATGCGCATGGCCCTGCTCCGGTCTATTTTGGAAGCGGTTACGTAGATGTTAAACAGTGGTGGATTATGGGATTGATTGTCGGGGTTGCTTTATTAGCAATCTGGATGGGATTGGGTGGTTTATGGTGGAAAGTCACCGGAGTTTATTAA